One Megasphaera elsdenii DSM 20460 genomic window carries:
- a CDS encoding phosphoethanolamine transferase, producing the protein MVHAMKTFSKWRHRLLPLCIIFAVVYGCCFEWQFLISLGMGPDNIEDMTFGLLPGVGAVVLSLALYWKHLSPGAIIPPALIGLGWIITGPYLSYISLINTNTIYLNNIYDIYVGLYFFAIFFCLNMIVRQYIPHKTGAVFMTIVQFAAFFVILLQWVYYFLYNSSITTSGALLIFQTGPAETLEYFHSLGLFKVAAIVIVLALILAGLFLLNYRQRVLPRTHVYRKVLPIVSLLLIIAPSVGALSEEIFPEAFPIRTFIDTHDYMKRSAMYAENHDDKYTALQAVQLHPADYPNTVIVVIGESETRTLMNAYNPDHVPNTPWLTAMKSNPDFTLFTNAYSCVWYTVPVLEHALTESNFYNDKPFNESISIIDMAKKAGYKTYWFSNQGSVGVADTPITLVANTADVSEWVDRDLKESTLDGALLQFLKRVDPKEKNFVVLHIMGSHIEYRNRYPKEFQKFNDGKINQEADFDNTVLYTDWVLSQIYDYARDNLHLDAMVYFSDHGSDPDVARQPDSASFKVLRIPMFCYLSDAYQKRNPDVVKAIKANKDKYFTNDLEYEFICGVLNMQSPNYDPAMSIASSKWSMERKDLKTRFGKTSLMEDTEY; encoded by the coding sequence ATGGTTCATGCAATGAAGACCTTCAGCAAATGGCGGCACAGACTCTTGCCGCTGTGTATCATCTTTGCCGTAGTTTATGGCTGCTGCTTTGAATGGCAGTTTCTCATTTCCCTGGGCATGGGGCCCGACAATATCGAAGACATGACCTTCGGCTTGCTGCCCGGCGTCGGCGCTGTCGTCCTGTCCCTGGCCCTGTATTGGAAACACTTGTCCCCAGGCGCCATCATCCCGCCGGCCCTCATCGGCCTGGGCTGGATTATCACGGGACCTTATTTGAGTTACATTTCCCTGATCAATACCAACACGATTTACTTGAACAATATATATGATATATACGTAGGACTATACTTTTTTGCTATCTTTTTCTGCCTGAACATGATTGTCCGGCAGTACATCCCCCACAAAACCGGAGCGGTCTTCATGACGATCGTCCAGTTCGCGGCCTTCTTCGTCATCCTGCTCCAGTGGGTCTACTATTTCCTTTACAACTCGTCGATCACGACATCCGGCGCCTTGCTCATCTTCCAGACGGGCCCGGCTGAGACCCTGGAATACTTCCATTCCCTGGGGCTGTTCAAGGTAGCCGCCATCGTCATCGTCCTGGCCCTGATTTTGGCAGGACTGTTCCTCTTGAACTATCGCCAGCGCGTCCTGCCCAGGACCCACGTCTACCGCAAGGTCCTCCCTATCGTCTCGCTGCTGCTCATCATCGCCCCGTCCGTCGGCGCCTTGAGCGAAGAAATCTTCCCGGAAGCCTTTCCGATCCGGACCTTCATCGACACACACGACTATATGAAGCGGTCGGCTATGTACGCCGAAAACCATGACGACAAATACACCGCCCTCCAGGCCGTCCAGCTCCATCCGGCCGACTACCCCAACACGGTCATCGTCGTCATCGGCGAATCGGAAACGCGGACCCTCATGAACGCCTATAATCCGGACCACGTGCCCAATACGCCGTGGCTGACGGCGATGAAATCCAACCCGGACTTCACACTGTTCACCAACGCCTACAGCTGCGTCTGGTACACCGTCCCCGTCCTGGAACACGCCCTGACGGAATCGAATTTCTACAACGACAAGCCCTTCAACGAATCCATTTCCATCATCGACATGGCCAAGAAAGCCGGCTATAAGACGTACTGGTTCAGCAACCAGGGTTCTGTCGGCGTCGCCGATACGCCTATCACCTTGGTGGCCAATACGGCAGATGTCTCCGAATGGGTCGACCGGGACCTGAAGGAATCGACGCTGGACGGCGCCCTCCTGCAGTTCCTCAAGCGCGTCGATCCCAAGGAAAAGAACTTCGTCGTCCTCCACATCATGGGCAGCCATATCGAATACCGCAACCGCTACCCCAAGGAATTTCAGAAATTCAATGACGGCAAGATCAACCAGGAAGCCGATTTCGACAATACCGTCCTCTATACGGACTGGGTCCTGTCGCAGATTTACGACTACGCCCGGGACAACCTCCATCTCGACGCCATGGTTTACTTCTCGGACCACGGCAGCGATCCCGACGTCGCCCGCCAGCCCGACAGCGCCAGCTTCAAGGTCCTGCGCATCCCCATGTTCTGCTACCTGTCCGACGCCTACCAGAAGCGCAATCCCGATGTCGTCAAAGCCATCAAGGCCAATAAAGACAAGTACTTCACGAACGACCTGGAATACGAATTTATCTGCGGCGTCCTAAACATGCAGTCGCCGAACTACGACCCGGCCATGTCCATCGCCTCGTCGAAATGGAGCATGGAACGGAAAGACCTGAAGACCCGCTTCGGCAAGACCAGCCTCATGGAGGACACAGAATATTAG
- the amrA gene encoding AmmeMemoRadiSam system protein A — protein MEHACVAAGLFPHPPIMLPEIGGDELQKIASTVRAVQAAARLIVSQKPETLVIMSPHNYVFPDGATLLEAPRLYGNLDAFGYPELAMDVRTDMDLAEEIFEIAAPKTDIYRLDAAWSDRFGHPLYVDQGTFVPLYYLRQAGFTGQVVLMAPRFDDYDSMSLLGDLVVQAAARLGRRIAIVASGDLSHRLLPGSPNGYTPKGAVFDKTVMEALQKQDPAILKTLSRNLIDEAGMCGLPSVYFLFGALRHFRPVMPVYSYEGPFGVGYGVALYLPEGQEKRAEEPAVADIRVRLARESIAYYLKHHSLMTVPKDLPEDLQDKAGAFVSLHKGSRLRGCIGTFLPMQMNIASEIIHNAVSAATRDPRFYPVSLDELKDIDISVDVLGQPEAVASPADLDPKKYGVIVMSHAQTGLLLPDLEGVDTVQQQIAIAKEKAGIPPQIRPDLYRFTVTRYK, from the coding sequence ATGGAACATGCTTGTGTCGCAGCCGGGTTATTTCCCCATCCGCCGATTATGCTGCCGGAAATCGGCGGCGATGAGCTGCAAAAGATAGCATCTACGGTACGGGCTGTCCAGGCAGCGGCCCGATTGATTGTCAGCCAGAAACCGGAAACACTGGTCATCATGTCGCCTCATAACTACGTCTTCCCCGACGGGGCGACGCTCTTGGAGGCGCCCCGCCTGTATGGCAACCTCGATGCCTTTGGCTATCCGGAACTGGCCATGGATGTCCGCACCGACATGGATCTGGCCGAAGAAATCTTTGAAATCGCCGCCCCGAAAACCGATATCTACCGCCTCGACGCGGCCTGGAGCGACCGTTTCGGCCATCCCCTCTACGTCGACCAGGGTACATTCGTCCCCTTATACTACCTGCGCCAGGCCGGCTTCACGGGCCAAGTCGTACTCATGGCGCCGCGCTTCGATGACTACGACAGCATGAGCCTGTTAGGGGACCTCGTCGTCCAGGCCGCTGCCCGCCTGGGCCGGCGTATCGCCATCGTCGCGTCCGGTGACTTGTCGCACCGCCTCCTGCCCGGTTCGCCCAACGGCTATACGCCAAAAGGGGCCGTCTTCGACAAGACCGTCATGGAAGCCCTGCAGAAACAGGACCCGGCCATCCTCAAGACCCTGAGCCGCAACCTCATCGACGAAGCCGGCATGTGCGGCCTGCCGTCGGTGTACTTTCTCTTCGGCGCCCTGCGCCATTTCCGTCCGGTCATGCCGGTCTATTCCTATGAAGGCCCCTTCGGCGTCGGCTATGGCGTCGCCTTATACCTGCCGGAAGGCCAGGAAAAACGGGCTGAAGAACCGGCTGTCGCCGACATCCGCGTCCGCCTGGCCCGGGAAAGCATCGCCTACTACTTGAAGCATCACAGCCTGATGACCGTCCCCAAGGACCTGCCCGAAGACTTGCAGGACAAGGCCGGCGCCTTCGTATCCCTCCACAAGGGGAGCCGCCTGCGCGGCTGCATCGGCACCTTCCTGCCCATGCAGATGAACATTGCCAGCGAAATCATCCACAATGCCGTATCCGCTGCCACCAGGGACCCGCGGTTCTATCCGGTCAGCCTGGACGAGCTGAAAGACATCGATATTTCCGTCGACGTCCTGGGCCAGCCCGAAGCCGTCGCTTCGCCAGCTGACCTGGACCCCAAGAAATACGGGGTCATCGTCATGAGCCATGCCCAGACAGGCCTGCTCCTCCCCGACCTGGAAGGCGTCGACACGGTCCAGCAGCAGATTGCCATCGCCAAGGAAAAGGCCGGCATCCCGCCGCAAATCCGGCCGGACCTCTACCGCTTCACGGTCACGCGCTATAAGTAG
- the amrS gene encoding AmmeMemoRadiSam system radical SAM enzyme, whose product MEAAYYDIAKDGRAACRLCPHHCSIAPGHRGRCQTRYYDGHTLQALNYGQCTALALDPIEKKPLAYFHPGSRILSLGSWGCNFTCPFCQNWQISQQEAPYRDLTPEQALALAKSCTDNGNIGLAYTYNEPSLSYEFIARTARLIHEAGLVNVMVSNGYIEKEPLQALLPYIDAWNIDLKGFSQAFYHSLCGASLQPVLNTIAAAATVSHVEVTTLIIPGENDDPAQMDAEARWLAALSPDIPLHLTRYFPQYHWSAPMTPLQTMEQLQSIARQHLHCVHLGNV is encoded by the coding sequence ATGGAAGCCGCTTATTACGATATCGCCAAAGACGGCCGGGCAGCCTGCCGCCTTTGCCCTCATCACTGCTCCATCGCGCCGGGCCATCGCGGCCGCTGCCAGACCCGCTATTATGACGGCCATACCCTCCAGGCCCTGAATTACGGCCAATGCACGGCCCTGGCTCTGGATCCGATTGAAAAGAAGCCACTGGCCTATTTCCATCCCGGCTCGCGCATCTTGTCCCTCGGTTCATGGGGCTGCAATTTCACCTGTCCCTTCTGTCAGAACTGGCAGATTTCCCAGCAAGAAGCACCGTACCGGGATCTGACGCCGGAACAGGCCCTGGCCCTGGCCAAAAGCTGCACGGACAACGGCAACATCGGCCTGGCTTATACCTACAACGAACCGTCGCTCAGTTATGAATTTATCGCCAGGACAGCCCGCCTTATCCACGAAGCGGGACTGGTCAACGTCATGGTCAGCAACGGCTATATCGAAAAGGAACCGCTCCAGGCCCTGCTGCCTTATATCGATGCCTGGAACATCGACCTCAAAGGGTTCTCCCAGGCCTTCTACCATTCCCTCTGCGGCGCATCGCTCCAGCCCGTCCTGAATACGATTGCCGCTGCTGCCACCGTGAGCCACGTCGAAGTGACGACGCTGATCATCCCCGGCGAAAATGACGACCCGGCCCAGATGGACGCCGAAGCCCGCTGGCTGGCCGCCCTCTCGCCGGACATCCCGCTGCACCTGACCCGCTATTTCCCGCAGTACCACTGGTCCGCACCGATGACACCGTTACAGACGATGGAACAGCTGCAATCAATAGCCCGCCAGCATCTCCATTGTGTCCATTTGGGCAATGTATAG
- the larAH10 gene encoding NPN-dependent 2-hydroxyacid racemase, LarAH10 family, which translates to MALKEFTFNIGENTQSVMLPEEHIVGVMEGKHVPAVDVKQATIDCMRHPIGSAPLQEKVQKGDKVCLVVADVTRTWNHSNQFLIYIIDELNLAGIPDDDICIVFAQGSHRAQTPEEDVRVCGEEVIRRIKTYQHDCMDPTLVDCGTTKLGTPLKLNKHVVDADKVIIVDGITTHLFAGYGGGRKLILPGVSGFETIQRNHCHALADEFGHGINPKTRALKIDDNPLNDDMVEACSKINPCFLVHSVINGDGEICRMVGGDWYDAWRAGTEAVLDIQRVPMKEKADVVIACAGGYPSDVSLYQGCKCYDPAEMAVKDGGVIIAIMEARDIKEPAIYMDSFKYDTMEEMETALRAHFTIPFFVAFNLFCLTHKDTVILVTLPRNFDDIRRTGQIPVATVQEAWDLAQQKLKEQGKDKDYTINIMPHATKVMPILQEK; encoded by the coding sequence ATGGCATTAAAAGAATTTACGTTCAATATTGGTGAAAATACACAGTCCGTCATGCTCCCGGAAGAACACATCGTCGGCGTCATGGAAGGCAAACACGTCCCGGCTGTCGATGTCAAACAGGCGACGATCGACTGCATGCGTCATCCGATCGGCAGCGCCCCGTTGCAGGAAAAAGTCCAGAAGGGCGATAAAGTCTGCCTCGTCGTCGCTGACGTCACCCGTACGTGGAACCATTCAAATCAATTCCTCATCTACATCATCGACGAATTGAACCTGGCCGGCATCCCTGATGACGACATCTGCATTGTCTTCGCTCAGGGTTCGCACCGCGCCCAGACGCCGGAAGAAGACGTCCGCGTCTGCGGTGAAGAAGTCATCCGCCGCATCAAAACCTATCAGCATGACTGCATGGACCCTACCCTCGTCGACTGCGGCACGACCAAGCTCGGCACGCCGTTGAAACTCAACAAACACGTTGTCGACGCCGACAAAGTCATCATCGTCGATGGCATTACGACCCATCTCTTCGCCGGTTACGGCGGCGGCCGCAAACTCATCCTGCCCGGCGTTTCCGGTTTCGAAACGATCCAGCGCAACCACTGCCACGCTCTGGCTGACGAATTTGGTCACGGCATCAACCCCAAGACGCGGGCCCTCAAGATTGACGACAACCCGCTCAACGACGACATGGTCGAAGCCTGCAGCAAGATCAATCCGTGCTTCCTCGTCCACTCCGTCATCAACGGCGACGGCGAAATCTGCCGCATGGTCGGCGGTGACTGGTACGACGCATGGCGGGCTGGCACCGAAGCCGTCCTCGACATCCAGCGCGTCCCGATGAAAGAAAAAGCAGACGTCGTCATCGCCTGCGCCGGCGGCTATCCCAGCGACGTCAGCCTCTACCAGGGCTGCAAATGCTATGACCCGGCTGAAATGGCTGTCAAAGACGGCGGAGTCATCATCGCCATCATGGAAGCCCGTGACATCAAAGAACCGGCTATCTACATGGACAGCTTCAAATACGATACGATGGAAGAAATGGAAACGGCCCTGCGGGCACACTTCACCATCCCCTTCTTCGTCGCCTTCAACCTCTTCTGCCTGACCCATAAAGACACGGTCATCCTGGTCACGCTGCCGCGCAACTTCGACGACATCCGCCGCACCGGCCAGATTCCGGTCGCCACCGTCCAGGAAGCTTGGGACCTGGCTCAGCAAAAACTGAAAGAACAGGGCAAAGATAAAGATTACACCATCAACATCATGCCCCATGCCACCAAAGTCATGCCGATTTTGCAGGAAAAATAA
- a CDS encoding cupin domain-containing protein has protein sequence MEIEKVEHASGGKGYILKKKLLSATELKDKVGMFAEITLKPGCSLGYHVHSDNAEAYYILSGEGEYDDNGEIRTVKPGDVTYTSDGKGHSLENKSQNDLVFIALIINN, from the coding sequence GTGGAAATAGAGAAAGTAGAACATGCCTCCGGCGGTAAGGGGTACATCTTGAAGAAAAAACTTCTGAGCGCCACCGAGCTGAAGGATAAAGTAGGTATGTTCGCCGAAATCACATTGAAACCTGGATGTTCCTTAGGCTATCACGTTCACAGTGACAACGCAGAAGCATATTATATCCTTTCCGGAGAGGGAGAATATGACGACAACGGAGAAATCCGGACCGTTAAACCAGGAGACGTTACTTACACATCAGATGGTAAGGGTCACAGCTTGGAAAACAAAAGTCAGAACGATTTAGTTTTCATTGCGTTGATCATTAACAACTAA
- a CDS encoding dicarboxylate/amino acid:cation symporter: MSNESQDRVQEQAREAIRGSQGQHRGRQFALWMGALIIGAILGWLGIPALNQLFDFIATVFTRLFQFIAVPTIALAVITTLSALGAKKETGRIFAHAVTYTLLTTICAAAIGLVLYLWIAPGNLPVDLINSGVSNVPQKLEKVTYYDHFLSVIPNNMLQPFLSGNVLSVMLIAAAVGLALAFMPKTENRAVLLKGLLGLQEVLFTLIRALLWILPVGILAFSAQLSAQIEAGVIVGALGKYTLVILGGNLIQFFIVLPIFLVLRGLNPIYVFRKMAPAIAVALFTKSSAGTLPVTLASAEQRLNVHPQVSRFVLPICTTINMNGCAAFILVTSLFLMQNGGFDLSIGTMIAWLFVAVLAAIGNAGVPMGCYFLTLSLMSGIGAPIGIMGIILPIYTIIDMIETAENVWSDSAVCAMTDHDLASELDAQPAPAQH; this comes from the coding sequence ATGTCCAACGAATCTCAAGACCGGGTCCAAGAACAGGCCCGGGAAGCCATCCGCGGCAGCCAGGGCCAGCATCGCGGCCGTCAGTTCGCCTTGTGGATGGGCGCCTTGATCATCGGCGCCATTTTAGGTTGGCTCGGTATTCCGGCATTGAACCAATTATTCGATTTCATTGCAACTGTTTTCACGCGCTTATTCCAGTTCATCGCCGTACCGACCATCGCATTAGCTGTCATCACGACATTATCGGCTCTGGGAGCCAAGAAAGAAACGGGCCGTATCTTCGCCCACGCCGTCACCTACACGCTTTTGACGACGATCTGTGCCGCTGCCATCGGCCTGGTCCTCTATCTCTGGATCGCACCGGGCAACCTGCCGGTAGACCTCATCAATTCCGGCGTTTCCAACGTCCCGCAGAAATTGGAAAAAGTCACCTATTACGACCACTTCCTGTCGGTCATCCCGAACAACATGCTCCAGCCGTTCTTGTCGGGCAATGTCCTTTCGGTCATGCTCATCGCGGCTGCCGTCGGTCTGGCTCTGGCATTCATGCCTAAGACAGAAAACCGCGCTGTCCTCTTGAAAGGCCTCCTGGGTCTGCAGGAAGTCCTGTTCACCCTCATCCGGGCCCTGCTCTGGATCTTGCCGGTTGGCATCCTGGCTTTCTCGGCACAGCTGTCGGCACAGATTGAAGCTGGCGTCATCGTCGGTGCCCTGGGGAAATACACCCTGGTCATCCTCGGCGGCAACCTCATCCAGTTCTTCATCGTCCTGCCGATTTTCCTCGTCCTCCGTGGACTCAATCCGATTTACGTCTTCCGCAAGATGGCTCCGGCCATTGCCGTCGCCTTGTTCACCAAGAGCTCTGCCGGCACCTTGCCGGTCACCCTGGCTTCGGCAGAACAGCGCCTCAACGTCCATCCTCAGGTATCGCGTTTCGTCCTGCCGATCTGCACGACCATCAACATGAACGGCTGTGCTGCTTTCATCCTGGTCACGTCCCTGTTCCTCATGCAGAACGGCGGCTTTGACCTCTCTATCGGCACCATGATTGCCTGGCTCTTCGTCGCCGTCCTGGCTGCCATCGGTAATGCCGGCGTCCCCATGGGCTGCTACTTCCTGACCTTGTCGCTCATGTCCGGCATCGGTGCCCCCATCGGCATCATGGGTATCATCCTGCCGATCTACACCATCATCGACATGATTGAAACCGCTGAAAACGTCTGGTCCGACTCGGCCGTCTGCGCCATGACCGACCACGACTTAGCATCTGAACTCGATGCCCAACCCGCACCGGCTCAGCATTAA
- the trpA gene encoding tryptophan synthase subunit alpha, with protein MSKIGNAFKNGKAFIGFLTAGDPSLDKTYEYIMTMEKAGADLIEIGIPFSDPIAEGIVIQEADLRALKAGTRIDDVFALVERVRKETQIPLVFLTYLNPVFHYGAEKFFARCQETGMDGIIIPDMPFEERDECAAAAKAHGIDIISMIAPTSKDRIQKIAKVGEGFLYIVSSLGVTGTRTEIKTDLKEIVDTAKEVTDVPCAVGFGINTTEQAEKIGRVADGVIVGSAIVKIIAQYGDDAAPHIYDYVKAMKEATIRG; from the coding sequence ATGAGTAAGATTGGCAACGCCTTTAAGAACGGCAAAGCATTTATCGGATTCTTGACAGCTGGCGACCCGTCGCTGGACAAGACGTATGAATATATCATGACTATGGAAAAAGCCGGAGCCGACCTCATCGAAATCGGTATTCCTTTTTCCGACCCCATCGCCGAAGGCATCGTCATCCAGGAAGCGGACCTGCGGGCCTTGAAAGCCGGGACGCGCATTGACGACGTCTTTGCCCTGGTCGAACGGGTCCGTAAGGAAACGCAGATTCCCCTGGTTTTCTTGACCTACCTCAATCCTGTCTTCCATTACGGCGCTGAAAAATTCTTTGCCCGCTGCCAGGAAACGGGCATGGATGGCATTATCATCCCTGATATGCCCTTTGAAGAACGTGACGAATGTGCGGCAGCTGCCAAAGCCCATGGCATCGACATCATCTCCATGATTGCGCCGACGTCGAAAGACCGTATCCAGAAAATCGCTAAAGTCGGCGAAGGTTTCTTGTACATCGTGTCCTCCCTGGGGGTCACCGGGACGCGGACGGAAATCAAGACGGACCTCAAAGAAATCGTCGATACGGCCAAAGAAGTCACAGACGTACCGTGTGCCGTCGGATTCGGCATCAATACGACCGAACAGGCTGAAAAAATCGGCCGCGTCGCTGACGGCGTCATCGTAGGCAGTGCCATCGTCAAGATCATCGCCCAATACGGTGACGATGCCGCCCCCCACATCTATGACTACGTCAAAGCCATGAAGGAAGCTACGATTCGGGGATAA
- the trpB gene encoding tryptophan synthase subunit beta, which translates to MSTGRFGPFGGQYIPETLMNEIQRLEKAYSHYKNDPDFQAELKDLLDNYANRPSLLYYAERMTKDLGGAKVYLKREDLNHTGAHKINNALGQCLLAKKMGKTRVIAETGAGQHGVATATAAAFLGLECEVFMGEEDTIRQALNVYRMELLGAKVHAVTSGSRVLKDAVNEAMREWVSRVDDTHYVIGSTMGPHPFPMMVRDFQSVISKEARQQILEREGKLPSAVLACVGGGSNAMGMFYHFIGDKDVKLIGCEAAGKGIDTKLHAATIAKGEVGIFHGMKSIFCQNEDGQIDEVYSISAGLDYPGIGPEHAYLHQTGRAQYVPVKDDEAVEAFEYLARTEGIICAIESAHAVYEAMQIAPKMSKDDSIIVCLSGRGDKDVAAIARYKGRDLHE; encoded by the coding sequence ATGAGTACAGGAAGATTTGGCCCCTTCGGCGGTCAATATATACCGGAAACATTGATGAATGAAATCCAGCGCTTGGAAAAAGCCTACAGCCATTATAAAAATGATCCCGATTTTCAGGCAGAATTGAAGGATTTGCTCGATAATTATGCCAACCGTCCGTCCCTGCTCTACTATGCCGAACGCATGACCAAGGACCTGGGCGGCGCGAAAGTTTATTTGAAGCGCGAAGATTTGAACCATACAGGCGCCCATAAGATCAACAACGCCCTGGGTCAGTGCCTGTTGGCCAAGAAGATGGGCAAGACACGGGTCATCGCTGAAACCGGTGCCGGCCAGCACGGCGTCGCTACGGCGACAGCAGCGGCTTTCTTAGGCCTTGAATGTGAAGTCTTCATGGGCGAAGAAGATACAATCCGCCAGGCATTGAACGTCTACCGCATGGAACTCTTAGGGGCTAAAGTCCACGCTGTCACATCGGGTTCGCGAGTCCTCAAAGATGCTGTCAATGAAGCCATGCGCGAATGGGTCAGCCGTGTCGACGATACACACTACGTCATCGGTTCGACTATGGGTCCTCATCCGTTCCCGATGATGGTCCGCGACTTCCAGTCCGTTATCAGCAAGGAAGCGCGTCAGCAGATTCTCGAACGGGAAGGGAAATTGCCTTCCGCTGTCCTGGCCTGCGTTGGTGGCGGCAGCAATGCCATGGGCATGTTCTACCATTTCATCGGCGATAAGGACGTCAAACTCATCGGTTGTGAAGCGGCCGGCAAGGGCATCGACACCAAGCTCCATGCAGCGACTATCGCCAAAGGGGAAGTCGGTATCTTCCATGGCATGAAATCCATTTTCTGCCAGAATGAAGACGGCCAGATCGACGAAGTCTATTCCATTTCGGCCGGCCTCGACTATCCGGGCATCGGGCCGGAACACGCTTATCTCCACCAGACGGGACGCGCCCAGTATGTACCGGTCAAGGACGACGAAGCCGTCGAAGCTTTTGAATACCTGGCCCGCACGGAAGGCATCATCTGCGCCATCGAAAGCGCCCATGCCGTCTATGAAGCCATGCAGATAGCGCCGAAGATGAGCAAAGACGACAGCATCATCGTCTGCTTGTCCGGCCGCGGTGATAAAGACGTCGCCGCCATTGCAAGATATAAAGGGAGGGACTTACATGAGTAA
- a CDS encoding phosphoribosylanthranilate isomerase gives MVKVKFCGLKRPCDIAWANELRPDYAGFVFAGKKRRVSDDQAAALRKDLDPGIPAVGVFVDDSLEHMGKLVAAGTIQIVQLHGQEDDTMIDAVRQSLQVPVIKAFSIASQDDVRKAEQSRADYILLDHGAGGTGDCFDWALLGQLNRPYFLAGGLNPDNAVQAAAFHPYALDVSSGIETDGVKDKEKMKLFMARVRAYRR, from the coding sequence GTGGTTAAGGTCAAGTTCTGCGGCCTCAAGCGCCCTTGTGATATCGCCTGGGCTAATGAACTCCGTCCCGATTACGCCGGCTTCGTCTTTGCCGGCAAGAAGCGCCGCGTCAGCGATGACCAGGCGGCGGCCTTGCGCAAGGACCTGGACCCGGGCATCCCTGCCGTCGGCGTCTTCGTCGACGACAGCCTGGAACATATGGGAAAGCTGGTCGCAGCGGGTACGATCCAAATCGTCCAGCTCCATGGGCAGGAGGACGACACTATGATTGATGCCGTCCGGCAATCGCTGCAAGTCCCGGTCATCAAGGCTTTTTCCATTGCCAGCCAGGATGATGTCCGCAAGGCAGAGCAAAGCCGGGCCGACTACATCCTGCTCGACCACGGTGCCGGCGGGACCGGCGATTGCTTCGACTGGGCCCTGCTGGGCCAGTTAAACAGACCGTATTTTCTGGCCGGCGGCCTCAATCCCGACAATGCTGTCCAGGCAGCGGCGTTCCATCCCTATGCCCTCGATGTGAGCAGTGGCATTGAGACAGACGGCGTGAAAGATAAAGAAAAGATGAAATTATTCATGGCACGTGTACGTGCTTACAGGAGGTAA
- the trpC gene encoding indole-3-glycerol phosphate synthase TrpC yields the protein MILDDLTAAVAKRLVTDKQQVPLEVMKARALAAPKKEGFPFEKNLGKPGLSFICEVKKASPSKGLIAPDFPYVAIAKEYEQAGAAAISVLTERDYFLGSPQYLQEIAAAVTTPVLRKDFVIDEYQIYEARALGASAVLLICAILDDERLRHFFQLADSLGLSALVEAHDEDEVRRAIASGARVIGVNNRNLKDFTVSLDTSCRLRPLVPKDILFVAESGIKTADHTKVLRDHGVDAVLIGETFMRSPDKKAMLDELAGGSRG from the coding sequence ATGATATTAGATGATCTTACGGCGGCCGTCGCCAAGCGGCTGGTTACGGATAAACAGCAGGTGCCCCTGGAAGTCATGAAGGCGCGGGCCCTGGCGGCGCCGAAAAAGGAAGGCTTCCCTTTTGAAAAGAATTTGGGAAAACCGGGGCTGTCCTTCATCTGTGAAGTCAAGAAGGCTTCGCCGTCGAAGGGCCTCATCGCTCCCGACTTTCCCTATGTAGCCATTGCCAAAGAATATGAACAGGCCGGCGCTGCGGCCATTTCCGTCCTGACGGAACGGGATTATTTCCTCGGCAGCCCGCAGTACTTGCAGGAAATTGCCGCAGCCGTCACGACACCGGTCCTGCGCAAGGATTTCGTCATCGACGAATACCAGATCTACGAAGCCCGCGCCCTGGGCGCGTCAGCAGTGCTCCTCATCTGTGCTATCCTCGATGATGAAAGGTTGCGGCATTTCTTCCAGCTGGCTGACTCCCTGGGATTATCGGCCCTGGTCGAAGCCCACGATGAAGACGAAGTGCGCCGGGCCATCGCCAGCGGCGCCCGCGTCATCGGCGTCAATAACCGCAACCTCAAGGACTTCACGGTCTCCCTCGATACGAGCTGCCGCCTGCGGCCGCTGGTGCCGAAGGATATTCTCTTCGTTGCCGAAAGCGGCATCAAGACGGCCGACCACACAAAGGTCCTGCGCGACCACGGCGTCGATGCCGTCCTCATCGGCGAGACCTTTATGAGAAGCCCTGATAAGAAAGCCATGCTCGATGAGCTGGCCGGAGGCTCTCGTGGTTAA